The nucleotide window CAACCTGCTTTAACAGTGGAATGGCGGCTTTCCCATCATTGAGACTCCCGGAGCTCATGAGTCCGCTGACAATGTACTGGCTTTCCGTACTGACAGCGAGATGAGCTTTATATCCGAACCAGAAGGTGTTCTTGCCGTCGCTGTTTTTCTTGATGCCCCATTTCGGGTCGGTCGGCATCTCGCACGCGAGTGTGTCAGCCGATTCGTCCAACAGGTGGATCATCTCTTTTTCATAAAGCGTCTTGGCTTCTTCCGCTGCTTTCTGTTCAGTAAGCCATTTCTCTCGTTCGTCTTTGGACTTGCGTCCAGGTTTCTTCGGGGCAGGTTTCTCTTTTTTGGGTGACGCGATCGCTTTGTCGCGCGCTTCAAAATGAGTCGCATCAATCGCCAGCGATTCTTCCGTAATGAAGCCTTCCTGGATGGCTTGTGCGACCAGGACATCTTGAATGACCGCCAATGCATCCGTCTCGCTGATTGCTGAGATCATCCGGGAATAGGAAGATTCAGAGGGCACGTCATCAGACAACAGAAACCCACAGTCGAATCGAAAGAACGGGTCCTGTCCCAGGCGTTTAACCAATCGTTTAATCGTCGGAATTCGCTCCACCACACGAGCAGCGATCAACGAATAGATCATGGCGCCGGTATTCAGTTCCCGAGGAGCCCCTCGATGGGTCTTTTTATCAAAAATGCGAAGAAGCGGACCCAGTTCCAATGTCGAAAAAATGGCATTGAACCGGTGGGTAGGTGCCATTTCGAATAATTCCTGCATGTCAAACAGGTTATCTTGTCTTATAATAGGCATAGAGCGCTTTCCCTCCTGTTTTGGTGTGTTGTGGTGACTACCATTATACAGGATTTGGGGAGGTGCTCCTTTTTTAACTTCTGACCGCCTTAGAGCCGCAAGGCCTCACAATTATGAAATTGGTTCAATTAATTTCGAAGTTAGAAACCTTCTTAATGAATGGCTTCGAATTAAAATGCGAAGTCGATTCGGTTATCACTACAACGTCAATTACAAAAAGAAACAGATAGAAGCTATGTGGGATTTGGATTACGATTACTAAAAAATAAATTACATCGAGAGCGCCGTAACCGGCGTTCTTTTTTATGCAAAAATCCAGAGTGCCTTCAGCCCCTTTTCATTTGCCGTATGAGCGACATGATTGTATTCTGTAGGTGTTCTTTTGCTGTTCCATTGCTGTTCTGAGCTACCGCTATTAAACGCTAACAAACTCAGTAATACCAAGGGTAAAAGGTGTTCAGTAGCCGTTCCGAGCCTCGCCATGCCGCTCCGTTTATCCGCTTACGTTCGAAAGTTTTTGCCGTATAGCCGCACATAAGTATAGATAATACGCCATTGTTTATACTGATACTTGCATGCATAGAATCTGTAAAGAAACAATTTACATGAAGAGGTTCAGCATCTTTGATTTTACAAACAAGAAACTTTGTAATACAATGTATTACAAAAAATCAAAGGAGGTTTTACCCATGGCCACTATTTCCTTGCGTGTGGATGATCGCGACAGCAAACTCATCCGCGATTACGCCAAAATGAAGAAGACGTCCGTTTCCGATTTGATGCGAAACGCCACCATTGAAAAAATCGAAGATGAGATTGATGTGGAAAATTTTGACCGCGTGCTTGCCAGTACGAAAAAAACCCATTCCTTGGATGACGTCAAAAAAGAATTGGGTTTATAACAGACAATGTATGCTGTTCGTTTTTCAGATGTCGCCTTGAAGAAACTGAAAAAGATGGATCGGTACCAAGCTTCGCTCCTGATTGGCTGGATTGAAAAAAACTTGCAGGATTCCAGCAATCCCCGAACACTTGGAAAAGCAGTGGTTGCGAACCACAAGGGCAAGTGGCGTTACCATGTCGGTGACTACCGCATCCTGGCTTTAATCGAAGATGAAAAAATCCTTATTACCATAATCGACGTCGGACATCGAAAAGATATCTACGAATAAGCAAAACAGGTACATGAAAGTATTGCGGAGCGGAGAAGAGAGCCACTGGGCGAATCCTGCAACAAGTTATAGATTTGATTACAATGCGCCGGGGTTTCCCACGGCAAATCGGTCCAGGATGCACTGCCCGTCTTCCTTTTTGTATTATGCTCATTCACATCAATCTCGGAGATGGTCAACCGGAACAGCGCTTCTTTCGTCCGTTCAAGCTCCAAATAAAGCGGTGCAATACTGCCATTGGAAGGACAGTATTTTCGTAATTTTATGACTTGTAAGGTCTGCGAAGAATCTCTGCGATCGACCAGATGAGGTTCACTTTATCTTGAAAATTTGCGACCATACGTCATGTCCATCTTTTGACTGGATCGATGTTGCTCAGCAGTCGTTTCGTTCGCTGTTGCTGCCACTGATGAAATCAGCCGGCTCCAGCAAGTCCAAATAATCATCGAAGCAAGGCTCACAGTAGAATGCGCTTTCCCACCTAGTATAGGTTTCGTTCGTCCGGATTTTCCGCCGGCACATCGCGCAGATGGTTAAGTGATAGATTTCCGCCATGATAACTCTCCGTTCCTTTACTGTTATGTCTGTTTTCCTTGTTTCGCGAGCACTTGAAGCATGTATTCTTTCGGAGACATGTGCGCCGCTTTTGCCTGTCTTTCCAACTGCTGATAGAGTTCGATCGGTACGTCCAGCGTCACGAGTTTATCGTCCTTGTAAAAGGTCCATTCGCCTTCTTCTGTGGTAAGCAACCCGCCGGTGATATGCTTTTGCAGGGCAGCCGCCGCTTCCAGTGTCGCAAACTCATTCCGCGGATAGCGGCCATTGCGGATGGCGATCCGCACACGCCGGTTCAGGATTTCCAGATTGAAGTTCTCGACACCGCATGTCGCGAGTAGCACATCAAGGATCTGATAGAATTCCGGTGTGCCGAACCGGACGGTGATGTCCGTGAATCCGGCGCCATCTCTCTTGCGCTGGGAGTGGATGGCATAACGCGGTTGAAGATTGTACGTTTTCAATCCTTCCTGTATGGAGATGAACTGTTCATGCTCCAGATAGAACCCGCACCCCTTGTTCGAATGTTCCCGGAGTCGCACGAACTGGTCACCCGCAATCCGGAACGACTGATACAGGACAGCATCCAATTGGGGCAAATACAGTTGATTCCGTTTCGGGCGGGTAGTGGTTCGTTTTTGCAGATGCCGGGCAATCGCATCCTCCTGTTCCGGCGTGATGGCGAAGCGATAAGCCGCTTTTTCAAAGGGCGCTTCCACTTTCTTCACATCCAGTTCAAGTTCTTCGATGGCCTTCCGGACTTTTCCGGCGCTTACACCGATCCCTTCCGCTACGTCATTGATGGAACGCCCGGCCGCTTCCGTCTCCTGTTTCTGGCGGACGAGCCGGTCCACGCTTTCCCGGCTGTATTTCCCGCCGCGCGATAAACGATGCGGATCCGGCATCCGTTCGATAAGCCCTTTGCTCGCATATTTATAGACGGTCGGATTCTGGACACCTAAGAGATCCGCCACTTCCCCGATGCGATAGAAATCCTTGGACATGTTTGTTCCTCCTAAATTGGCTATCGATTTGATCAGCGTGAGCTATTGGCAGAGCTGTTGCTCAGCTGTTCCAGAAGCAATTCCGCGCCTTTTGGGCTGAGGATCAGTCCAGGAGCGTACTCCTTGTTTTCGGCCGTAACTTCCCCGGTGACGGCGCAAGCGCCGCGGGCATTATACTTCTTCAGAATGATAAGGTCCTCCTCAACAAAAATTTCAATTGGATCTCCATTTTCAATATCCAGCGTCCGTCTGAGTTCTTTCGGGACCACAATCCGTCCGAGCGGATCCATTTTCCTTATAACTCCTGTGCTTTTCATTGCGATTCTCCATTCTATTTATGGTTTTAGGTTAAAAGAAAAAGCTTCATACAAATTCCTCGCGCTAATTTATGGCCACTCCCGCAAGAGGGATATATCGCCTCTTTTTGTTCGATAAACTACAGGAGCTCTTCGTAATCTTCGTTTCGGATCTCGACGTTCACATCTTTCATGTATGGGTTCACGCTTTTTTATCGGTTGTGTAGAGATTTGTCTCCCCTTTTGCTTCTCTGGTTTGTATACTTTCGTCCCGACTGACGGCAAACCTGCAAGCCTGATCTTTATTTTGCACTACACAATCCCCGCTCATTCTGTGGTACTGGCCGATTCTGACAAGATCAGTCCTGCCTATCGAAGTCGCCCCTATCAATTTTATAGAGGAGCTTGCTCAGAACATTGGCCGCTGCGGGCTCCTTTTGTGTGTTGTGCCGGTCCATATTTGTTTCTACCCATTTCCGTAACCCATCTTTATCGACGGATTTCTTTGGACCGGGAACTGATTTTAATGTGCCGCACTTGGCACATTGTTCTTCAATCATTAGTCCGTGTTCAGAATCTTCATACGTGCGGGTCATGAGCCAGTAATGTTGCTCACAAGGTATTGTCATTCAGCTTCTCTCCTTTTAGAACGAATGTAGGCATGTAAACTTTATGAGTTTCTACTATATAAATTAGCGACAGTTGTTCAGGTTCCCTTTGGGCTTGTTTGCTGCCACGGAACCCCACATTTTTTTCAATTGTTTTTTTAAAAAGTTTATTTGCCTCCGTACCGTCACTCTCTTCGTGTCCTTCTAACCCTAACAGCAACCACCTACAACGCAAATTCCCTTTTAATCATTTTTGCGACTTCTTCAGCATGCAGGTTTGTATGATCAATCCTTAAGTGATTTTCCTGTTTAATTTCCCCTTCTTCAGAATTTAGTCGAAGGCTCTCCATAGTACCTACCAGATTTTCTACAGATTGCTTTATATTTCGCTTAGTCGGCTTTTGTTCTAATCGATTTGGTGTCTTATTCCGCTTGAGCCTTTCTTCTACAGGGGCTTCCAACTCCATAAAATACAGTTGAGCTCCTTGGGCAAGAAAGGTAGTGCACATTCGCTCAACGTTCTTCCAATCCTCTTGTTGATTAAATGCCCAGACAAAAGTAAATACCATTCCATACTCGTTACTTTTGGCGAAAGACGTAACTATCTCTTCTCTGAATAAGTTCGATAATCTCCACAGTCCAGAACCAAATCCAAATAGGGGTTCCAGTAAATCAATCGTCATATGATTGTGGAACAACTTTAAATCCGTAATTTTCGACAGCTCTTGTCCGACTGTCATTTTTCCAACTGCTTGAGGGCCAAATAGGTAAACAAATTTTAAGATCATTCACTCCTTCCCGTTTCTTCGCTTCCGTTCTTCAATATGTATCCTTCCCTCGATTTTCCTCTCCGTCGTCCCATTCGGCAACAGCCAAGTACTTCCTGTTAAATCATTTACAGTTTAAGTATACATAACTTTTATTGACTTGTAACTATCATATCGAGTAAATAAATAATAAGATAAAATTATATAAAGAATTAACATAAACAAAGGGACCGTTTGTTTAGGTTTAAGCTATAATGATGAAAGATACATGAATTTTATTTTTGTTTTATATAGCGATTCCAAAAAATAGAAATAAGAAGGAGTGGAAATTAAATGGAACTTTTAGCAAAAAACGACCAGCAGCTTCTGGTCCTATCCCCGCTGTCACTTCCGTCGCTGCAGCTGAAAAAAGATGAAGCGGAAAAACAAGGACGGAGTCCATTCGCGGATTTTGATGACGTGGAGATGCTGAACTGGTACATTCACGAACGCCGGCATACGAATGAAGCGAATGAACGCTCGGAACGGACCAAACGGGAATACGAAAACGAACTGCGCCAATTCATCGGCCAGTTGATGACCTTTGCCGCAGAGATTGGGTTGGATATCGAAGCGATTAAAGACCATTCCCTCTTCAAGTCGCTTGAACCCCGGCATCTTCGCCGATGGCAGGAATGGCTGATGAAAGAAAGTCCACGAGTGAAGGAAAAAGGGCCATACAGCCAGACAACGATTACCCGGAAGACGACCATCATCCGCTCCTTCTTTCAGTACCTGTATCGGGTGGACTATATAATAGTAGAAACTCATATCGGATTGCGGAAAGCAACCGTCCGGAATGATGATCGACCGAACCGGGACTTGGGACCAGGCGATGTCGTGGAGATGTTGCGGGGATTCAAAGCCATCGAGCATCCGGTCATGTTCGGCATCATTCTGACCTTGACCGCTACCGGCATTCGGAATGAGGAGTATTGTAAATTAGATGTTCGGCATGTGCAGCGCGACCGGATTCTTGGGGGCTTTTTTCTGAGTGTTATCGGTAAAGGGAACAAACGGCGGCAAATTCCACTGAAGCCACAAGTGATCGAAGCCATGGAAAATTTCCGGAAAGCCCGGGGAATCCCTTCCCTGTCAGCTGCAGATCCGGATTCCCCGTTATTCACGACCAGCCGCGGTACCCGGTTCTCTCCCAGCTATTTGAACCAGTACATGACAAAAGAAATGATCAAAATCCAGGAACGATTAAACGGACTGGAAATAAATATCACACCACACGTGTTTCGCCATGCATTTGCCATTACATCTCACTTAAATAAGGTTGGTATATACGATATCATGCGTTCGCTTGGCCATGAAAAGCTGGATACGACGCAAATTTACTTGGAGAAGGTTTTTGCGAAGGAACGGCATGCCGTGAATCAGTGGTCTAAAAATACTTTAAATGAATTCCTTTAACAGATAAGGCCTCTTCACAAAGGAAACGATGTATAGCTGGAGAGGGTCTATGTTAATTCTATCCTATAATATCCAATCACTGATGCTAGCGTCTCAGAAAAATAAATGCTCAGAAAGGAGAAAGATCCGTATGCCGCCGGATATTATATTGACGAAGACCGATTTTGAGCAAACTAACTGGCAAGAACTAATTGATATAGTAGAGACTAAAGAATGTTTCTTTTACAAGAAAGTGTTTGACAGGAAAATAGAAGAGGCAACAGAGCAAGAGAGCGAGGTGCCGGAAATTTTTATGGCAAGACAACGACATGCTATATGTTAAAATATATTTTGTAAAGCAATGGAAAATACTGTTCTGTGATTGGTACTTTACAAAATATTGTGAACGGCGAAAGAATTCAAAGTTCCAATACAACTCCTAGTCCCCTTGTTTTACATAAGCTTTTGTCCATGAGCCAGGACGAGGTCATCATTATGGAGGTTTCGTCCCATGCGTTAACCCAGCGACGGACAGAAGGCATTGAGTTTGACTACTGTTTATTTTCCAATCTGCATCCTAAACACCTGGGTTACCATACCACAATGAAAGAATACTTCTCAGCGAAATTGCTGTTGTTTAACCAGTTGAAAGCCAATGGTAAAGTTATTGTGAATCAGGATAACCCTTGGGGTATAGAACTAACAAAGATTTTACTGAGTAGAGGAAAAACCGTTTACACGATGGGCAAATCAGATGAAAACTACCTTCGGATTTCGAGTTTACATTCACAAAACTCCCGTGCTTTGGTTGAGGAGCCGAAAGAATACTGGACTATCTATTCTCCTACGAACGGCGTACACAATATCTATAACACGTTAATGGATTACCTGACTGTGAAATTAATAGGTGTTAACCAAAACGACATTCTTAGCTCTATCGGTGAATTCAAAGGTATTGATGGACGATTTGAAATCTATAAACTTCTGAACGGCGCCACCGTTATCATTGACTACGCGCATACACCTGATGCTATTTTTTATTGCTTAACAACAGCCAAACAACAGAGTGCTAACAAAATAACGCATGTTTTCGGGTTTCGTGGAAATAGAGATTCGAGTAAAAGAAAAGCCATGCTATCGTTAACAAACGATTTAAGTGACAAAGACATTTTAACATTAGACGACTTAAACGCTGTGCCTTCTGATGAAATGATAACGGCTTTAAACAACTTACACGAGACCTGTGGAAGTAAAAAGGGAAAAATTAT belongs to Planococcus lenghuensis and includes:
- a CDS encoding helix-turn-helix transcriptional regulator, translating into MSKDFYRIGEVADLLGVQNPTVYKYASKGLIERMPDPHRLSRGGKYSRESVDRLVRQKQETEAAGRSINDVAEGIGVSAGKVRKAIEELELDVKKVEAPFEKAAYRFAITPEQEDAIARHLQKRTTTRPKRNQLYLPQLDAVLYQSFRIAGDQFVRLREHSNKGCGFYLEHEQFISIQEGLKTYNLQPRYAIHSQRKRDGAGFTDITVRFGTPEFYQILDVLLATCGVENFNLEILNRRVRIAIRNGRYPRNEFATLEAAAALQKHITGGLLTTEEGEWTFYKDDKLVTLDVPIELYQQLERQAKAAHMSPKEYMLQVLAKQGKQT
- a CDS encoding transposase; protein product: MPIIRQDNLFDMQELFEMAPTHRFNAIFSTLELGPLLRIFDKKTHRGAPRELNTGAMIYSLIAARVVERIPTIKRLVKRLGQDPFFRFDCGFLLSDDVPSESSYSRMISAISETDALAVIQDVLVAQAIQEGFITEESLAIDATHFEARDKAIASPKKEKPAPKKPGRKSKDEREKWLTEQKAAEEAKTLYEKEMIHLLDESADTLACEMPTDPKWGIKKNSDGKNTFWFGYKAHLAVSTESQYIVSGLMSSGSLNDGKAAIPLLKQVDARWPDRFQAGIMDKGYDYKAVYEQLRRMNLQAVIAYNRRQEGEVLGFNEQFAPTCVREHAYRYDSFDAKYETLKYTRPHECATCPLQHDSLCQKVVKIKRSIDLRKHTVPARSSIKWAIAYKTRGAVERVNAYLKELFDLNNVRHRTGKKAKIHFQLVTLVYNACRMAADRLKRANDMNQAAA
- a CDS encoding tyrosine-type recombinase/integrase; this translates as MELLAKNDQQLLVLSPLSLPSLQLKKDEAEKQGRSPFADFDDVEMLNWYIHERRHTNEANERSERTKREYENELRQFIGQLMTFAAEIGLDIEAIKDHSLFKSLEPRHLRRWQEWLMKESPRVKEKGPYSQTTITRKTTIIRSFFQYLYRVDYIIVETHIGLRKATVRNDDRPNRDLGPGDVVEMLRGFKAIEHPVMFGIILTLTATGIRNEEYCKLDVRHVQRDRILGGFFLSVIGKGNKRRQIPLKPQVIEAMENFRKARGIPSLSAADPDSPLFTTSRGTRFSPSYLNQYMTKEMIKIQERLNGLEINITPHVFRHAFAITSHLNKVGIYDIMRSLGHEKLDTTQIYLEKVFAKERHAVNQWSKNTLNEFL
- a CDS encoding type II toxin-antitoxin system RelE family toxin, which codes for MYAVRFSDVALKKLKKMDRYQASLLIGWIEKNLQDSSNPRTLGKAVVANHKGKWRYHVGDYRILALIEDEKILITIIDVGHRKDIYE
- a CDS encoding Mur ligase family protein is translated as MIGTLQNIVNGERIQSSNTTPSPLVLHKLLSMSQDEVIIMEVSSHALTQRRTEGIEFDYCLFSNLHPKHLGYHTTMKEYFSAKLLLFNQLKANGKVIVNQDNPWGIELTKILLSRGKTVYTMGKSDENYLRISSLHSQNSRALVEEPKEYWTIYSPTNGVHNIYNTLMDYLTVKLIGVNQNDILSSIGEFKGIDGRFEIYKLLNGATVIIDYAHTPDAIFYCLTTAKQQSANKITHVFGFRGNRDSSKRKAMLSLTNDLSDKDILTLDDLNAVPSDEMITALNNLHETCGSKKGKIIPDRTLAIKQAIEDSQSGDWVVITGKGHEMYQQNFQLPTDSDRETVNFSTKLNSKN
- a CDS encoding DEAD/DEAH box helicase family protein, coding for MILKFVYLFGPQAVGKMTVGQELSKITDLKLFHNHMTIDLLEPLFGFGSGLWRLSNLFREEIVTSFAKSNEYGMVFTFVWAFNQQEDWKNVERMCTTFLAQGAQLYFMELEAPVEERLKRNKTPNRLEQKPTKRNIKQSVENLVGTMESLRLNSEEGEIKQENHLRIDHTNLHAEEVAKMIKREFAL
- the relB gene encoding type II toxin-antitoxin system RelB family antitoxin, which encodes MATISLRVDDRDSKLIRDYAKMKKTSVSDLMRNATIEKIEDEIDVENFDRVLASTKKTHSLDDVKKELGL
- a CDS encoding AbrB/MazE/SpoVT family DNA-binding domain-containing protein, which translates into the protein MKSTGVIRKMDPLGRIVVPKELRRTLDIENGDPIEIFVEEDLIILKKYNARGACAVTGEVTAENKEYAPGLILSPKGAELLLEQLSNSSANSSR